One window of Methylococcus sp. EFPC2 genomic DNA carries:
- a CDS encoding EscU/YscU/HrcU family type III secretion system export apparatus switch protein — MNKVINPPDIAVALHYDGTHAPRVTAKGTGDVAEQIIRLAREHAIPLHPDPALIKVLANVPLGDEIPRELYLAVAEVIAFAYLLSGKHPED; from the coding sequence ATGAACAAGGTCATCAACCCGCCGGATATCGCCGTCGCATTGCACTACGACGGAACCCACGCTCCGCGCGTCACAGCCAAGGGGACGGGCGACGTTGCCGAGCAAATCATCCGGTTGGCACGGGAACACGCTATTCCTCTGCACCCAGACCCTGCTCTGATCAAAGTGTTAGCCAATGTGCCCCTGGGGGACGAAATCCCGCGCGAGCTTTATCTGGCGGTCGCAGAAGTCATCGCCTTCGCTTATCTGCTGAGCGGAAAACACCCGGAGGACTGA
- a CDS encoding DUF2058 domain-containing protein has translation MSNALRDQLLKAGLVNEKQAKQAAKEKQKEAKRQHGQKPSADAEQERLRAQRAQAEKVERDRQLNQQRQADAERKALQAQIRQLVEAHRVAKGESETPFNFADGGKVKRLYVSDPNRERIIKGLLAIVRLESGYELVPAEIADKLRARSPDSVVLQHAAKPPAEEPPADDPYAQYQVPDDLMW, from the coding sequence ATGAGTAATGCCTTGCGCGATCAGTTGTTGAAAGCCGGCCTGGTCAACGAGAAACAGGCGAAACAGGCGGCGAAGGAAAAACAGAAAGAAGCCAAGCGCCAGCACGGACAAAAGCCATCCGCCGACGCCGAGCAGGAAAGGCTGCGGGCGCAAAGAGCCCAGGCCGAAAAGGTGGAACGCGATCGCCAGCTCAACCAGCAACGCCAGGCGGACGCCGAACGCAAGGCCTTGCAGGCGCAGATCCGCCAACTCGTCGAAGCCCATCGCGTAGCCAAAGGCGAAAGCGAAACGCCGTTCAACTTCGCCGATGGCGGCAAGGTGAAACGCCTCTATGTCTCGGACCCGAACCGTGAACGGATCATCAAGGGCCTGCTGGCCATCGTCCGGCTGGAAAGCGGTTATGAACTGGTGCCGGCCGAGATCGCCGACAAGCTGCGCGCCCGCTCCCCGGACAGCGTGGTATTGCAGCATGCCGCCAAACCGCCGGCGGAGGAGCCTCCCGCCGACGATCCTTATGCGCAATATCAGGTTCCGGACGACCTGATGTGGTGA
- a CDS encoding calcium/sodium antiporter, giving the protein MLTTFLLIAGLVLLVAGAEFLVRGAAKLAVSFGISPLVVGLTVVAFGTSSPELAVSVGAAFAGEADIAVGNVVGSNIFNILFILGLSALVAPLFVAQQLIRLDVPIMIGISLLLPILGLDGRIGRLDGLLLFTGVIAYTVFLIRQSRRENRAVQDEYAQEYAVGPEEQTPLAWGKDAAYIAGGVVMLVLGSRWLVSGAVSVAEYFGVSELVIGLTIVAMGTSLPEVATSVVASLKGERDIAVGNVVGSNIFNILAVVGLTATVAPGGVPVALDALRFDIPVMIMVALACLPIFVTHHSISRWEGGLFLAYYLAYFTHIVLASAGSAAMPKLDSVVFALLLPLTALIALVMHRPAAEERA; this is encoded by the coding sequence ATGCTAACTACTTTTTTACTGATCGCGGGGCTGGTCCTGTTGGTCGCGGGCGCGGAATTTCTTGTGCGCGGGGCTGCGAAGCTGGCTGTTTCATTCGGGATTTCGCCGCTGGTGGTGGGATTGACCGTGGTGGCTTTCGGTACCAGTTCGCCGGAACTGGCCGTCAGCGTGGGGGCGGCGTTTGCGGGTGAAGCCGACATCGCGGTCGGCAATGTGGTGGGCAGCAATATCTTCAACATCCTTTTCATACTGGGACTTTCCGCTCTGGTGGCGCCGCTGTTCGTGGCTCAACAGTTGATACGCCTGGACGTGCCCATCATGATCGGTATTTCCCTGTTGTTGCCGATACTGGGCTTGGACGGCCGCATAGGCCGGCTCGACGGGCTTTTGCTGTTCACCGGCGTGATTGCCTACACGGTGTTTCTGATCCGCCAGAGTCGACGTGAAAACCGGGCGGTACAGGATGAATACGCCCAGGAATATGCGGTCGGCCCGGAGGAACAGACGCCTCTGGCCTGGGGCAAAGACGCGGCCTATATCGCCGGCGGAGTGGTGATGCTGGTGCTGGGTTCGCGTTGGCTGGTTTCCGGAGCGGTGAGCGTTGCCGAGTATTTCGGCGTCAGCGAGTTGGTCATCGGTTTGACCATCGTGGCCATGGGAACCTCATTGCCGGAAGTGGCGACCTCGGTGGTGGCCAGTTTGAAAGGCGAGCGCGATATCGCCGTGGGCAATGTGGTGGGCAGCAATATTTTCAATATTCTGGCCGTGGTCGGATTGACGGCCACGGTGGCTCCGGGCGGCGTGCCGGTGGCCCTCGACGCGCTGCGCTTCGACATTCCCGTCATGATCATGGTGGCGCTGGCCTGCCTGCCCATATTCGTGACCCACCATTCGATCTCGCGCTGGGAAGGCGGTTTGTTCCTGGCCTATTACCTCGCCTATTTCACCCACATCGTGCTGGCCTCGGCCGGCAGCGCCGCGATGCCCAAACTGGACAGCGTGGTGTTCGCCCTGTTGTTGCCGTTGACCGCCCTGATTGCGCTCGTAATGCATAGGCCTGCGGCGGAAGAACGGGCTTAG
- a CDS encoding glycogen/starch/alpha-glucan phosphorylase gives MPALSDDTLDPADFKDVAKLKQALVNRLIYTIGKDPVETQPRDWFFALAYVVRDGLTQRWLDTLRTHYLQDVKRVYYLSMEFLIGRALVNSLVNMGLLDTFRQVLEDVGLNFEEVCEIEEEAALGNGGLGRLAACFMDSLATLQLPGFGFGIRYEYGMFSQSIERGWQVERPDNWLRYGNPWEFPRPEVLYRVQFRGRVVEYRDPQGQPRFQWLDTEEVMAMAYDTPIPGYGGATVNNLRLWSAKATRDFELKYFNEGNYIRAVEEKNGSENLSKVLYPDDTTAMGRELRLKQEYFFVSASLQDILRKFNSDHRRFEDLPDEVAIQLNDTHPAIAIPELMRLLIDEHGVVWETAWDVTVRTFSYTNHTLLPEALETWPVRLFETLLPRHLQIIYEINFRFLREVSHRYPGDMDLTRRVSLIDEDSERRVRMAYLAIVGSHKVNGVARLHSQLMQATIFRDFARLFPDRFINITNGVTPRRWLNQSNPGLAGLITRAIGPGWVSDLDRLKALEPLADDPAFLDQFRAIKAENKVRLAQSVWARQGVELLPDALFDVQIKRIHEYKRQLLNLLHVVTRYNRLRADPTLAAPPRCVILGGKAAPGYYMAKLIIKLVNDIAEVVNNDPAVKGRLQVVYVPNYNVSRAMELIPAAELSEQISTAGTEASGTSNMKLSLNGALTVGTLDGANIEICEEVGEDNIFIFGHTADELDELRRRGYNPWDYYHANAELRQALDMIESGYFSPDEQGRFRPLVDALLTGGDRYALIADYGAYIACQDEVDRLYLQPTEWARKAVLNVARSGKFSSDRTIREYTDLIWDVKPAQPG, from the coding sequence ATGCCCGCCCTCAGTGACGATACGCTCGATCCAGCCGATTTCAAGGATGTGGCCAAGCTCAAGCAGGCCCTGGTAAACCGGCTGATCTACACGATAGGCAAGGATCCGGTGGAAACGCAGCCGCGCGACTGGTTTTTCGCGCTGGCCTACGTGGTCCGCGACGGATTGACCCAGCGCTGGCTGGACACCCTGCGCACGCACTATCTGCAGGACGTGAAACGGGTGTACTACCTGTCCATGGAATTCCTCATCGGCCGGGCTTTGGTCAACAGTCTCGTCAACATGGGGCTGCTCGATACGTTTCGGCAGGTGCTCGAAGACGTCGGTCTGAATTTCGAGGAGGTGTGCGAAATCGAGGAAGAAGCCGCCCTGGGAAATGGGGGCTTGGGCCGTCTGGCCGCCTGTTTCATGGACTCTCTGGCCACCCTGCAGTTGCCCGGATTCGGCTTCGGCATACGCTACGAATACGGCATGTTTTCGCAGAGCATAGAGCGCGGATGGCAGGTGGAGCGTCCGGACAACTGGCTGCGTTACGGCAATCCGTGGGAGTTTCCCCGGCCCGAAGTGCTTTACCGAGTGCAGTTCCGCGGCCGCGTGGTCGAGTATCGCGATCCTCAGGGCCAGCCGCGCTTTCAGTGGCTGGATACCGAGGAGGTCATGGCCATGGCCTATGACACGCCCATACCGGGTTATGGCGGAGCGACCGTCAACAATCTGAGGTTGTGGTCAGCGAAAGCCACCCGCGATTTCGAGCTCAAGTACTTCAACGAGGGTAATTACATCCGCGCCGTCGAGGAAAAAAACGGTTCGGAAAACCTTTCCAAGGTCTTGTATCCAGACGACACGACGGCGATGGGGCGCGAACTGCGTCTGAAACAGGAGTATTTTTTCGTCAGCGCTTCGTTGCAGGACATCCTGCGCAAGTTCAATTCCGACCATCGGCGCTTCGAGGACTTGCCCGACGAAGTCGCCATACAGCTAAACGACACCCATCCGGCCATCGCCATACCGGAGTTGATGCGCTTGCTCATCGACGAACACGGCGTGGTATGGGAAACCGCCTGGGATGTGACGGTCAGAACCTTTTCCTACACCAACCACACCCTGTTGCCGGAAGCGCTCGAGACCTGGCCGGTACGGCTGTTCGAAACCCTGCTGCCGCGGCACTTGCAGATCATTTATGAAATCAACTTCCGCTTTCTCCGCGAGGTGAGCCATCGCTATCCGGGCGACATGGATCTGACACGCCGGGTTTCCTTGATAGACGAAGACTCGGAGCGGCGGGTGCGCATGGCCTATCTGGCCATCGTGGGCAGCCATAAGGTCAACGGGGTTGCCCGCTTGCACTCGCAATTGATGCAGGCGACCATATTCCGCGATTTCGCCCGCTTGTTTCCGGATCGCTTCATCAACATCACCAACGGCGTGACGCCCAGGCGCTGGTTGAACCAGAGCAACCCCGGGCTGGCTGGCTTGATCACCCGCGCCATCGGGCCGGGTTGGGTGTCGGATCTCGATCGGTTGAAGGCCTTGGAGCCGTTGGCGGACGATCCGGCATTTCTGGACCAATTCCGCGCGATCAAAGCCGAGAACAAAGTCAGGCTGGCGCAAAGCGTATGGGCACGGCAGGGCGTCGAACTGCTTCCCGATGCGCTGTTCGACGTGCAGATCAAGCGCATCCATGAGTACAAGCGCCAGTTGCTCAACCTTCTGCACGTCGTTACCCGTTACAACCGGCTGAGAGCCGATCCGACGCTTGCCGCGCCGCCACGCTGCGTGATTCTGGGCGGCAAAGCCGCACCGGGTTATTACATGGCCAAGCTCATCATCAAGCTGGTCAATGATATCGCCGAGGTCGTCAACAACGATCCCGCGGTCAAAGGCCGTCTGCAAGTCGTCTATGTGCCGAATTACAATGTCTCCCGCGCCATGGAATTGATCCCGGCCGCCGAGTTGTCCGAGCAGATTTCCACCGCGGGCACCGAGGCTTCGGGCACCAGCAACATGAAGCTGTCACTCAACGGCGCGCTGACGGTGGGTACGCTGGATGGCGCCAATATCGAAATCTGCGAGGAGGTTGGCGAAGACAATATCTTCATCTTCGGGCATACCGCCGACGAACTGGACGAGTTACGGCGGCGCGGCTACAACCCGTGGGATTATTACCACGCCAACGCCGAACTGCGGCAGGCTTTGGACATGATCGAGTCGGGCTATTTCTCGCCGGACGAGCAGGGCCGGTTCCGCCCCCTGGTGGACGCGTTGCTGACCGGCGGCGACCGTTATGCCCTGATCGCCGACTACGGGGCTTATATCGCTTGCCAGGATGAAGTGGATCGACTCTATCTTCAGCCTACGGAATGGGCGCGCAAGGCCGTGCTCAACGTCGCCCGGTCGGGAAAATTCTCCAGCGATCGGACGATACGCGAATACACCGATCTGATCTGGGACGTGAAGCCGGCCCAGCCCGGCTGA
- the cheY gene encoding chemotaxis response regulator CheY: MRILVVDDFATMRRINITILKQLGFDNIEEAEDGNDAFNKLKAGNYGFVVSDWNMPNLDGLGLLKKIRADENLKNLPVMMVTAEAEKSMVIEAIQAGVNNYIVKPYTAATFKEKFDKVFEKLGG; this comes from the coding sequence ATGCGCATACTCGTGGTAGACGATTTCGCCACCATGCGCCGCATCAATATCACCATCCTGAAACAACTGGGATTCGATAACATCGAAGAGGCCGAGGATGGCAATGATGCGTTCAATAAGCTCAAGGCGGGCAATTATGGATTCGTCGTCAGCGACTGGAACATGCCCAACCTGGATGGACTGGGGCTGCTAAAAAAAATCCGCGCCGATGAAAACCTCAAGAATCTGCCGGTGATGATGGTGACCGCCGAAGCGGAAAAGAGCATGGTCATCGAAGCGATACAAGCCGGGGTCAACAACTACATCGTCAAACCCTACACCGCGGCTACTTTCAAAGAAAAATTCGACAAAGTATTCGAAAAACTGGGCGGCTAG
- a CDS encoding protein phosphatase CheZ, whose product MNDIVNAKEFIEKKISHGDDPRVDLFNDMVSFMEAISLNDYDTAESAIERIAHENQGELYKEVGRVTRKLHDAIRGFRDTIDPKVREIAESEMPNTVDKLQMVIEKTEEAANKTMGIVETYLVGMSALDGHLSQVQGPPESVEYLQQFRGRLEEDMINILTTQSFQDLTGQTIKKVIKQVGEIEFELVKLVATFGAQDEGKKPSPTIVAADQPPETVSQSDVDDLLKNFGF is encoded by the coding sequence ATGAATGACATCGTCAATGCAAAGGAATTCATCGAAAAGAAAATAAGCCATGGCGACGACCCGCGGGTCGATCTGTTCAATGATATGGTTTCGTTCATGGAAGCCATTTCGCTGAACGACTATGACACCGCGGAAAGTGCAATCGAGCGTATCGCGCATGAAAACCAGGGCGAGCTTTACAAAGAAGTGGGCCGGGTTACGCGCAAGCTGCACGATGCCATCCGCGGATTTCGCGACACCATCGACCCCAAGGTAAGGGAAATCGCGGAAAGCGAAATGCCCAACACCGTGGACAAACTGCAAATGGTGATCGAAAAAACGGAAGAAGCCGCCAACAAGACCATGGGTATCGTGGAAACCTATCTGGTGGGGATGAGCGCGCTCGACGGTCATCTGAGCCAGGTTCAAGGCCCGCCGGAGTCAGTCGAATACCTGCAGCAGTTTCGTGGACGGCTTGAAGAGGATATGATCAACATACTGACCACTCAGTCATTTCAAGATCTCACCGGCCAGACCATCAAAAAGGTCATCAAGCAGGTCGGCGAAATCGAATTCGAGCTCGTCAAGTTGGTAGCGACGTTTGGTGCGCAAGATGAAGGTAAGAAGCCATCTCCAACGATCGTGGCCGCGGATCAGCCACCAGAAACCGTGTCCCAGTCCGACGTGGACGATTTACTTAAAAACTTCGGATTCTAG
- a CDS encoding heavy-metal-associated domain-containing protein yields the protein MRIGSKRTVTLRLEVGGMRGRDCEARLELALIALPGVTAVYASAEKERVVVIGLRRDIRHGDLMGSIEELGYRCPARIHRQQLIAIRRWLTGLSAGLLRAIRWSVR from the coding sequence GTGCGAATCGGCTCGAAGCGCACCGTCACCCTAAGACTCGAGGTCGGCGGCATGCGTGGCCGGGACTGCGAAGCCCGCCTCGAACTTGCCTTGATCGCATTGCCCGGAGTCACCGCCGTGTACGCGAGCGCGGAAAAAGAAAGGGTCGTCGTCATCGGTCTGCGTCGCGACATCCGTCACGGCGATCTTATGGGCTCGATCGAGGAGCTGGGATACCGTTGTCCCGCGCGCATACACAGGCAACAGTTGATTGCGATCCGGCGCTGGTTGACCGGTCTGTCCGCCGGGCTCTTGCGAGCGATTCGTTGGTCTGTTCGCTAG
- a CDS encoding sigma-54-dependent Fis family transcriptional regulator: MFESMIGQSPNFEALLRSARMVAATDVTVLVVGETGTGKEVLANALQQYSPRVDKPFITLNCAALPEAIAESELFGHRRGAFTGAVANQVGRLPAADGGTLFLDEVDSLPLPLQAKLLRFLETGEIQPVGDTQTQNVNVRIIAATNASLEEKIARGEFRKDLYYRLNVVPLVIPPLRERMCDIQLLLTHFIKRFASEHGLPVSSFGKTALSRLQAYPWPGNVRELRNLCERLSILLAGRVIEESNLPSEIVSLAPAEKPLFALPEFGIDLEKVEMDLIRQALVRTNGNRSRSARLLGISRDTLLYRMQKYGIN; the protein is encoded by the coding sequence ATGTTTGAGTCTATGATCGGGCAATCCCCTAATTTCGAGGCGCTCCTCAGAAGCGCGAGAATGGTGGCGGCTACAGACGTCACCGTACTGGTGGTCGGCGAAACGGGTACCGGCAAGGAAGTCCTCGCCAATGCATTGCAGCAGTACAGTCCGCGTGTGGACAAACCGTTCATCACGCTGAATTGCGCGGCGTTACCGGAGGCTATCGCCGAGTCCGAACTGTTCGGGCATCGTCGAGGCGCATTCACCGGGGCGGTGGCTAATCAGGTCGGACGTCTCCCGGCCGCCGACGGCGGCACGCTCTTTCTCGATGAAGTCGATTCCCTGCCTTTGCCTTTGCAGGCCAAGCTGTTGCGTTTCCTGGAAACGGGGGAGATACAGCCGGTGGGCGATACCCAGACGCAAAACGTCAACGTGCGCATCATCGCCGCGACCAATGCCAGCCTGGAAGAAAAAATCGCCCGTGGCGAATTCCGCAAGGATCTTTATTACCGGCTGAATGTGGTTCCCTTGGTGATCCCGCCGCTGCGCGAACGGATGTGTGATATCCAGCTATTGCTGACTCATTTCATCAAGCGCTTCGCGAGCGAGCATGGTCTCCCGGTGTCGAGTTTCGGCAAGACCGCCTTGTCCCGCCTGCAGGCATACCCCTGGCCCGGCAACGTGCGCGAATTGCGCAATCTGTGCGAGCGCTTGTCCATACTCCTGGCCGGAAGGGTCATCGAGGAGAGCAATCTGCCTTCCGAAATCGTCAGTCTGGCGCCGGCCGAAAAGCCCTTGTTCGCTCTGCCCGAGTTTGGCATCGATCTGGAAAAGGTCGAAATGGATTTGATCCGCCAGGCGCTGGTGCGAACCAATGGCAATCGTAGCCGTTCCGCCCGCTTGCTGGGCATCAGCCGTGATACCTTGCTCTACCGCATGCAGAAATACGGTATCAACTGA
- a CDS encoding sulfite exporter TauE/SafE family protein, whose protein sequence is MEHLESGFSTSYLVALVMGLFSALHCLGMCGSIIGSLTLSLRREIRESKVLLVPFVLSYNLGRITSYTVVGFLAGLLHNALMLPFEGQGHRVLQIISALIMAGAGLHIAGWFPRFAYIERVGALIWARLEPYGRRLIPVETLPAAFVFGMIWGWLPCGLVYAAVTLATTAGSEIRGALTMLAFGIGTLPAVVGVGIMTSFMVRLSSMRKFRQLAGISLILLALLAAFPWLNPMVMHGLHRMET, encoded by the coding sequence ATGGAACATCTCGAATCCGGTTTTAGCACATCCTATCTGGTCGCCCTGGTCATGGGGCTGTTCAGCGCGCTGCATTGCCTGGGTATGTGCGGCTCCATCATAGGCTCCCTGACCTTGAGCCTGCGGCGGGAAATCCGCGAGAGCAAGGTGTTGCTGGTGCCGTTCGTGTTGAGCTATAACCTGGGCCGCATCACCAGCTATACCGTGGTCGGCTTCCTGGCGGGCCTGCTGCACAACGCCCTGATGTTGCCTTTCGAGGGGCAGGGGCACCGCGTCCTGCAAATCATCTCCGCGCTGATCATGGCCGGTGCCGGCCTGCATATCGCCGGCTGGTTCCCGCGTTTCGCCTATATCGAGCGTGTCGGCGCGCTGATATGGGCGCGCCTCGAGCCGTATGGGCGGCGTTTGATACCGGTCGAGACCCTGCCGGCGGCGTTCGTGTTCGGCATGATCTGGGGCTGGCTGCCCTGTGGTCTGGTCTACGCGGCGGTCACCTTGGCGACGACGGCAGGGAGCGAAATAAGAGGAGCTCTTACGATGCTGGCTTTCGGCATCGGAACTTTGCCGGCCGTGGTCGGCGTCGGTATAATGACCTCATTCATGGTGCGTTTATCCAGTATGCGGAAGTTCCGGCAGCTCGCCGGGATATCCCTGATACTGCTGGCCTTGCTTGCGGCGTTCCCGTGGCTGAATCCCATGGTCATGCATGGTTTACATCGAATGGAGACTTAG
- the pyrF gene encoding orotidine-5'-phosphate decarboxylase, translated as MSELLSTKSIPVAERLIVALDLPSIPEAQALVEELGDAVVFYKVGMELFMAGDYFGLIDWLKARGKKVFVDLKFFDVPETVGRAIRALSQRDVDFATIHGNDAIMAAAAREKGTLKILAVTVLTSLDRGDLDDLGFSCDIEALVASRARRALALGCDGVISSGLEVPLLRREVDDKLLVISPGIRPVENRPADDQKRVVSVEQAFRNGADYIVVGRPIRDAGDRRAAALAAQAQIAAVFSSPASDA; from the coding sequence ATGAGTGAATTGTTGTCCACCAAATCCATCCCCGTCGCCGAGCGCTTGATCGTTGCCTTGGACCTTCCCAGCATCCCGGAGGCTCAGGCCTTGGTCGAGGAATTGGGCGATGCCGTGGTCTTCTACAAGGTGGGTATGGAGTTGTTCATGGCCGGCGACTATTTCGGCCTAATCGATTGGCTGAAGGCGCGCGGCAAGAAGGTGTTCGTCGACCTGAAGTTTTTCGACGTGCCGGAAACCGTGGGCCGGGCCATCCGGGCCTTGAGCCAGCGCGACGTCGATTTCGCCACGATACACGGCAACGATGCCATCATGGCCGCGGCAGCGCGGGAAAAAGGCACGCTCAAAATCCTGGCCGTAACGGTGTTGACCAGCCTGGATCGCGGTGACCTCGACGATCTCGGCTTTTCCTGCGACATCGAAGCTCTGGTGGCTTCGCGCGCGCGCCGCGCCCTGGCGCTGGGCTGCGACGGCGTGATTTCGTCCGGCCTCGAAGTGCCTCTCTTGCGGCGCGAGGTGGACGACAAACTGCTGGTCATCTCGCCCGGCATACGGCCGGTCGAAAACCGCCCCGCCGACGATCAGAAACGGGTGGTGTCGGTCGAGCAGGCTTTCCGTAACGGCGCCGACTACATCGTGGTCGGCCGGCCCATACGCGACGCCGGCGACCGGCGAGCCGCCGCCCTGGCGGCTCAGGCGCAGATCGCGGCGGTGTTTTCCTCACCGGCATCCGACGCTTAA
- a CDS encoding AEC family transporter yields the protein MYSVLGQMGLLIVCGAAVGIIRPGGLSADQIRQVLTTLVFNLLLPALVLSVLWRAELGWETLKISIFGVATILFGAGLTWLVSRVVSIDRRRLGAAMLAITFANVTYLGLPVLEQTFGTWSRALVIQIDLFASFPMVLTLGNYIGRHYGEDGARQQPASILRALLGTPPLLTALLALTLNLSGTPYPAWLDGTLSMLSGAVIPLMLISLGLGLRWDAWHWRNLPLGSVVLVGKLLLMPLFGLWLGLKLGFEGDKLSALVMESGMPSMLLGVVYCDRWRLDTGFYAMIVALTTAGALLTLPLWRHLP from the coding sequence ATGTATTCGGTATTGGGGCAGATGGGCTTGCTAATCGTGTGCGGCGCGGCGGTCGGCATTATACGCCCGGGCGGCCTCTCTGCCGATCAGATCAGGCAGGTCCTGACGACCCTGGTGTTCAATCTTCTGCTGCCGGCTTTGGTGCTATCGGTACTCTGGCGGGCTGAACTGGGCTGGGAAACGCTCAAGATCTCCATTTTCGGGGTGGCCACGATCCTGTTCGGTGCCGGACTGACCTGGCTGGTCAGCCGGGTCGTGTCCATCGACCGGCGGCGACTGGGCGCGGCCATGCTGGCGATCACCTTCGCCAACGTCACCTACCTCGGTCTGCCGGTGCTGGAGCAAACCTTCGGCACGTGGTCACGAGCCCTGGTCATACAGATCGACCTGTTCGCCTCCTTCCCCATGGTCTTGACCCTGGGCAACTACATCGGGCGGCACTACGGCGAAGACGGTGCCCGACAGCAGCCGGCCTCTATCCTCCGAGCCCTACTCGGCACTCCGCCGCTGCTGACCGCCCTGCTCGCCTTGACCCTCAATCTGAGCGGCACGCCCTACCCGGCATGGCTGGACGGCACGCTGAGCATGCTTTCCGGCGCGGTCATTCCGCTGATGCTGATCTCGCTCGGCCTGGGCTTGCGCTGGGATGCCTGGCACTGGCGCAACCTGCCGCTGGGTAGCGTGGTCCTGGTCGGCAAGCTGCTGCTGATGCCGCTGTTCGGGCTGTGGCTGGGCCTCAAGCTGGGATTCGAGGGCGACAAACTGTCGGCCCTGGTGATGGAGTCCGGCATGCCCAGCATGCTGCTCGGCGTGGTTTATTGCGACCGCTGGCGCCTGGACACCGGCTTCTATGCCATGATCGTGGCCTTGACCACCGCCGGTGCCCTCCTAACCCTACCGCTATGGCGGCATTTGCCCTGA